One Streptomyces sp. SAI-135 DNA segment encodes these proteins:
- a CDS encoding SDR family oxidoreductase encodes MTSQLPEPSGKVALITGASRGIGYGVAEALVARGDRVVITGRTEDALKEAVEQLGAERAIYVAGKAHDEEHQRLAVERAMDAFGRVDYLINNAGTNPVFGPIADLDLNVARKVFETNVISALGFAQKTWHAWQKDNGGAIVNIASVAGIAPSPFIAAYGVSKAAMINLTQQLAHEFAPKVRVNAIAPAVVKTKFAQALYEGREAEAAASYPLARLGVPSDIGGAAAFLTSAQSDWVTGQTLVVDGGIFLNAGVG; translated from the coding sequence ATGACTTCGCAACTCCCCGAGCCTTCGGGCAAGGTCGCGCTCATCACGGGCGCCAGTCGCGGCATCGGCTACGGCGTCGCCGAGGCGCTCGTCGCGCGCGGCGACCGGGTGGTCATCACCGGCCGCACCGAGGACGCGCTCAAGGAGGCCGTCGAGCAGCTCGGCGCCGAGCGCGCCATCTACGTCGCCGGCAAGGCGCACGACGAGGAGCACCAGCGGCTCGCCGTCGAGCGTGCCATGGACGCCTTCGGCCGCGTCGACTACCTGATCAACAACGCCGGTACCAACCCGGTGTTCGGGCCCATCGCCGACCTCGACCTGAACGTGGCGCGCAAGGTCTTCGAGACCAACGTGATCTCCGCGCTCGGCTTCGCGCAGAAGACCTGGCACGCCTGGCAGAAGGACAACGGCGGCGCGATCGTCAACATCGCCTCCGTCGCGGGCATCGCGCCCTCGCCCTTCATCGCCGCGTACGGCGTCAGCAAGGCCGCGATGATCAACCTCACCCAGCAGCTCGCGCACGAGTTCGCTCCCAAGGTGCGGGTCAACGCGATCGCCCCGGCCGTCGTGAAGACCAAGTTCGCGCAGGCCCTGTACGAGGGCCGGGAGGCGGAGGCCGCCGCGTCCTACCCGCTGGCCCGGCTCGGGGTGCCCTCCGACATCGGCGGCGCCGCGGCCTTCCTCACCTCCGCGCAGTCCGACTGGGTCACCGGCCAGACGCTCGTCGTCGACGGAGGCATCTTCCTCAACGCCGGAGTGGGCTGA
- the fabG gene encoding 3-oxoacyl-ACP reductase FabG, with amino-acid sequence MSTTEQRVAVVTGAARGIGAATAVRLAAEGRAVAVIDLDEAACKDTVEKITAAGGRAIAVGADVSDEAQVQAAIARVAEELGAPTILVNNAGVLRDNLLFKMSVSDWDTVLNVHLKGSFLVTKAVQKHMVDAGFGRIVNLSSSSALGNRGQANYSAAKAGLQGFTKTLAIELGKFGITANAVAPGFIATDMTAATAERVGMGFEEFKAAAATQIPVARVGEPEDIANAIAFFTGEAAGFVSGQVLYVAGGPLD; translated from the coding sequence ATGTCCACCACTGAGCAGCGGGTAGCCGTCGTCACCGGTGCCGCGCGCGGCATCGGCGCCGCCACCGCCGTACGACTGGCGGCCGAGGGCCGCGCGGTCGCCGTGATCGATCTCGACGAGGCCGCCTGCAAGGACACCGTGGAGAAGATCACCGCGGCCGGCGGCCGGGCGATCGCGGTCGGCGCGGACGTCTCCGACGAGGCCCAGGTGCAGGCCGCGATCGCGCGCGTGGCCGAGGAGCTCGGCGCCCCGACGATCCTCGTGAACAACGCGGGCGTGCTCCGCGACAACCTGCTGTTCAAGATGAGCGTCTCCGACTGGGACACCGTCCTGAACGTGCACCTCAAGGGCTCGTTCCTGGTGACCAAGGCCGTCCAGAAGCACATGGTGGACGCGGGCTTCGGCCGGATCGTCAACCTGTCCTCGTCCTCGGCGCTCGGCAACCGCGGCCAGGCCAACTACTCCGCCGCCAAGGCCGGACTCCAGGGCTTCACCAAGACCCTCGCCATCGAGCTCGGCAAGTTCGGCATCACCGCCAACGCCGTCGCCCCGGGCTTCATCGCCACCGACATGACCGCCGCCACCGCCGAGCGCGTCGGCATGGGCTTCGAGGAGTTCAAGGCCGCGGCCGCCACCCAGATCCCGGTCGCGCGCGTGGGCGAGCCCGAGGACATCGCCAACGCCATCGCCTTCTTCACCGGCGAGGCGGCCGGATTCGTCTCCGGCCAGGTGCTGTACGTCGCCGGCGGACCGCTCGACTAG
- a CDS encoding DUF3037 domain-containing protein, whose amino-acid sequence MSERHIHMAGSVVERHVIKGGRASERDVFEYALLRVVPRVERGESINAGVIVYCRAKAYVGVRTHLDEDRLRALDPAADVAGVRAALGGVEAVCAGGETAGPAARDDAGRRFRWLVAPRSTVVQPGPVHTGLTLDPAAEPERLLDLLVR is encoded by the coding sequence GTGAGCGAGCGCCACATTCACATGGCGGGCAGTGTGGTGGAGCGCCACGTCATCAAGGGCGGGCGGGCCAGCGAACGGGACGTCTTCGAGTACGCCCTGCTGCGGGTCGTCCCCCGGGTCGAGCGCGGCGAGTCCATCAATGCCGGCGTGATCGTCTACTGCCGGGCGAAGGCGTACGTCGGTGTGCGCACCCACCTCGACGAGGACCGGCTGCGCGCGCTCGACCCCGCCGCGGACGTGGCCGGCGTCCGGGCCGCCCTCGGCGGCGTCGAAGCGGTCTGTGCGGGGGGCGAGACGGCCGGACCGGCCGCGCGCGACGACGCCGGGCGCCGCTTCCGGTGGCTCGTCGCACCCCGCTCCACGGTCGTCCAGCCGGGCCCCGTGCACACCGGACTCACCCTGGATCCGGCGGCCGAACCGGAGCGTCTGCTCGACCTGCTGGTGAGGTAA
- a CDS encoding HipA family kinase — MLKEAIATRYITPLREGGSLPGLVEADDRGTYVIKFTGAGQGRKTLVAEVVAGELARRLGFRVPRLLTLDLDPDLGLGEPDERVQELLRSSGGTNLGMDFLSGALGFDPLAFPVDPVEAGRIVWFDALVNNVDRSWRNPNLLWWHREVWLIDHGATMIWHHNWPGAEKSAARPYDASDHVLRPFAPDVAAAAADLAPRVTEDLLAEVTAEIPDAWLADEPGFGTPDELRQAYARPLLLRAAAVHERITGIEGDK, encoded by the coding sequence ATGCTCAAGGAAGCCATCGCGACCCGCTACATCACGCCGCTGCGTGAGGGCGGCTCGCTGCCGGGACTCGTCGAGGCCGACGACCGCGGGACGTACGTCATCAAGTTCACCGGCGCCGGACAGGGCCGCAAGACGCTGGTCGCCGAGGTGGTGGCCGGGGAGCTCGCCCGCCGGCTCGGCTTCCGGGTACCGCGGCTCCTGACGCTCGACCTCGACCCGGACCTGGGGCTCGGCGAGCCCGACGAGCGGGTGCAGGAGCTCCTCAGGTCCAGCGGCGGCACCAACCTCGGCATGGACTTCCTCTCCGGGGCGCTCGGCTTCGACCCGCTCGCCTTCCCGGTGGACCCCGTGGAGGCCGGCCGGATCGTCTGGTTCGACGCGCTGGTCAACAACGTCGACCGCTCCTGGCGCAACCCCAACCTGCTGTGGTGGCACCGCGAGGTGTGGCTCATCGACCACGGCGCGACCATGATCTGGCACCACAACTGGCCCGGCGCCGAGAAGTCCGCCGCGCGTCCCTACGACGCCTCGGACCACGTTCTCAGACCCTTCGCGCCCGATGTCGCCGCTGCCGCCGCCGACCTGGCCCCGCGGGTCACCGAGGACCTGCTCGCGGAGGTCACCGCCGAGATCCCGGACGCCTGGCTGGCGGACGAGCCCGGCTTCGGCACCCCGGACGAGCTCCGGCAGGCGTACGCCCGGCCCCTGCTCCTGCGGGCCGCCGCCGTCCATGAACGCATCACCGGCATCGAGGGGGACAAGTGA
- a CDS encoding Rieske (2Fe-2S) protein, with protein MASESIHPASAPSRRVVVAAVGAAGLALTLNACGSEDDPSPAASDAGEDTAAGAGGSVLAKTSDIPEGGGKIFKDSGVVVTQPTAGQFKAFSSKCTHQGCAVTGITDGVITCPCHKSEFSVADGSVKKGPATQPLPEEKITVSGDSITLA; from the coding sequence ATGGCCAGCGAATCGATTCATCCCGCATCGGCCCCCAGTCGCCGGGTCGTCGTCGCGGCGGTCGGCGCGGCGGGACTAGCCCTCACCCTGAACGCGTGCGGGTCGGAGGACGATCCCTCTCCGGCCGCGTCGGACGCGGGCGAGGACACTGCCGCCGGCGCCGGCGGCAGTGTCCTCGCCAAGACCTCGGACATCCCCGAGGGCGGCGGCAAGATCTTCAAGGACTCGGGCGTGGTGGTCACCCAGCCGACGGCGGGCCAGTTCAAGGCGTTCTCGTCGAAGTGCACGCACCAGGGGTGTGCGGTCACGGGGATCACCGACGGGGTCATCACCTGTCCGTGCCACAAGAGCGAGTTCTCGGTGGCCGACGGCAGCGTGAAGAAGGGGCCCGCGACCCAGCCGCTGCCCGAGGAGAAGATCACCGTCAGCGGTGACTCGATCACGCTCGCATGA
- a CDS encoding cysteine hydrolase, whose protein sequence is MPSYERLSELLDPGATVLLTVECQQGVVGPDSALPELARAARTSGALANVARLVAAAHASGVQVIHAIAERRPDGRGANRNARLFGAAERLPVQQLAGTTAVRVAAPIEVSEEDFVVRRLHGLSPIQGTEVDALLRNLGCRTLVVTGVSANVAVPNAVFDAVNRGYHVVVVTDAVAGVPSDYTRAMIRHTLALVATPATTDEMLACLKRPRGA, encoded by the coding sequence GTGCCGTCGTACGAACGACTCAGCGAACTGCTCGATCCCGGGGCCACCGTCCTGCTCACCGTCGAGTGCCAGCAGGGCGTGGTCGGACCGGACAGCGCCCTGCCCGAACTCGCCCGTGCCGCACGGACCTCGGGCGCACTCGCCAACGTCGCCCGACTGGTCGCCGCCGCGCACGCGAGCGGGGTCCAGGTGATCCACGCGATCGCCGAACGCCGTCCGGACGGGCGCGGCGCGAACCGCAACGCCCGCCTGTTCGGCGCCGCGGAGCGGCTGCCCGTCCAGCAGCTCGCCGGGACCACCGCGGTGCGGGTGGCCGCCCCGATCGAGGTGAGCGAGGAGGACTTCGTCGTACGACGCCTGCACGGCCTGTCGCCGATCCAGGGCACCGAGGTCGACGCGCTGCTGCGCAACCTCGGCTGCCGCACCCTGGTCGTGACCGGCGTCTCCGCCAACGTGGCGGTGCCCAACGCCGTGTTCGACGCGGTGAACCGCGGCTACCACGTCGTGGTGGTCACGGACGCCGTCGCCGGGGTGCCCTCCGACTACACCCGGGCGATGATCCGGCACACGCTCGCCCTCGTCGCCACCCCGGCGACCACGGACGAGATGCTGGCCTGTCTCAAGCGGCCCCGCGGCGCCTGA
- a CDS encoding pyridoxamine 5'-phosphate oxidase family protein: protein MTVTQRRGRKIMMTPGELDEFLTGQRTCRVATVSADGAPHVSTLWFAWDGTSMWLYSVVRSKRWTDLRRDQRVAIVVDTGEEYDELRGVELSGTVDFVGEAPRTGELRAELDVPETLFARKNFGLEEMPHDGRHAWIRLTPEKIVSWDFRKLGSA, encoded by the coding sequence ATGACCGTCACTCAGCGCCGGGGCCGGAAGATCATGATGACGCCGGGCGAGCTGGACGAGTTCCTCACCGGCCAGCGCACCTGCCGGGTCGCCACGGTCTCGGCGGACGGCGCTCCGCATGTGAGCACGCTGTGGTTCGCCTGGGACGGCACCTCGATGTGGCTGTACTCCGTGGTGCGCAGCAAGCGCTGGACGGATCTGCGGCGCGATCAGCGGGTCGCGATCGTGGTCGACACGGGCGAGGAGTACGACGAACTGCGGGGCGTCGAGCTGTCCGGGACCGTGGACTTCGTGGGCGAGGCCCCGCGCACCGGCGAGCTGAGGGCCGAACTCGACGTCCCCGAGACGTTGTTCGCCCGCAAGAACTTCGGTCTGGAGGAGATGCCGCACGACGGCCGGCACGCGTGGATACGGCTGACCCCGGAGAAGATCGTCTCCTGGGACTTCCGCAAACTGGGCTCCGCCTGA
- a CDS encoding LysR family transcriptional regulator translates to MLNLERLRTLDALARHGSVSGAAEGLHITTSAVSQQMSKLEREVGQQLLAKNGRGVRLTDAGRLLADHAARILSQVELAQSDLEAQRGQVVGELRLAAFPTAARGLFPAAIAELRAAHPGLRIGSREIEPEPAVLAVIRGDHDLAVVLDWYNKPLPMPEGLVKASIVDDTADVAMSATHRHAHRHEVDLEDFADDDWITWGEGAFCDEWLMHTLRSKGIEPRVAHRVQEHPTQLALVGAGLGVCVAPRLGRGPVPEGVRTVPVRQSVSRHIYAVWRADADRRPSIRAAVEALKSAARKAV, encoded by the coding sequence ATGTTGAACCTGGAGCGGCTGCGCACCCTCGACGCCCTCGCCCGGCACGGCTCGGTCAGCGGCGCCGCCGAGGGCCTGCACATCACGACCTCGGCCGTATCGCAGCAGATGTCCAAGCTGGAGCGCGAGGTCGGCCAGCAGCTCCTCGCCAAGAACGGCCGGGGAGTGCGCCTCACCGACGCCGGACGCCTCCTCGCCGACCACGCGGCCCGCATCCTCTCCCAGGTGGAACTCGCCCAGTCCGACCTGGAGGCCCAACGCGGCCAGGTGGTCGGGGAGTTGAGGCTCGCCGCGTTCCCGACCGCGGCACGCGGACTGTTCCCGGCCGCGATCGCCGAGCTCCGCGCGGCGCATCCGGGTCTGCGGATCGGCTCCCGCGAGATCGAGCCGGAGCCCGCGGTCCTCGCCGTGATCCGCGGAGACCACGACCTCGCCGTCGTCCTGGACTGGTACAACAAGCCGCTGCCCATGCCCGAGGGGCTGGTGAAGGCGTCGATCGTCGACGACACGGCCGACGTGGCGATGTCCGCGACCCACCGCCACGCGCACCGCCACGAGGTGGACCTGGAGGACTTCGCCGACGACGACTGGATCACCTGGGGCGAGGGCGCGTTCTGCGACGAGTGGCTGATGCACACCCTGCGCTCCAAGGGCATCGAACCGCGCGTCGCCCACCGCGTGCAGGAGCATCCGACCCAACTCGCCCTGGTCGGCGCCGGACTCGGCGTGTGCGTGGCGCCCCGGCTCGGCCGCGGTCCCGTCCCGGAGGGCGTGCGGACCGTGCCCGTACGGCAGTCGGTCAGCCGGCACATCTACGCCGTCTGGCGCGCGGACGCCGACCGCCGCCCGTCGATCCGGGCGGCGGTGGAGGCGCTGAAGTCGGCGGCGCGGAAGGCCGTCTGA
- a CDS encoding DMT family transporter, whose protein sequence is MTTATVAESPVLAARRRTLDWRLRFGVLSLIWGFSFLLIKVGTEGYAPFQVTLGRLVFGTLVLAAAMAVKRERLPRGARTWGHLAVAGLLLNALPFSLFAYAELTIPSTLAGICNATSPLWGMALSLVALSEDRPTRVRVAGLGVGFLGVLTVLGAWQGFSGLDGRGTAMALLASLSYPIGWIYVRRTLAGAGHSHISLTGAQLLLATLQLAVVTPLFTGLPAHFDLLPLLAVVALGALGTGLAVLLQYGLVAEVGPTTAQMVTYFIPVIATAAGVALLGEPLSWSTPAGAAVVLAGAALSQMRRA, encoded by the coding sequence ATGACCACCGCGACCGTCGCCGAATCCCCGGTTCTCGCTGCCCGCCGCCGCACCCTCGACTGGCGTCTGCGCTTCGGCGTGCTCTCGCTGATCTGGGGGTTCAGTTTTCTGCTCATCAAGGTGGGCACCGAGGGGTACGCACCCTTCCAGGTGACGCTCGGGCGCCTGGTGTTCGGGACGCTGGTGCTGGCCGCGGCGATGGCGGTGAAGCGGGAGCGGCTCCCTCGCGGGGCACGCACGTGGGGGCATCTGGCGGTCGCCGGGCTCCTGCTCAACGCGCTGCCGTTCTCGCTCTTCGCCTACGCGGAGCTGACGATCCCGTCCACACTGGCGGGGATCTGCAACGCGACCTCACCGCTGTGGGGGATGGCCCTGTCCCTCGTCGCCCTGTCCGAGGACCGGCCCACGCGCGTGCGGGTCGCGGGGCTCGGAGTCGGTTTCCTGGGGGTGCTGACCGTCCTCGGCGCGTGGCAGGGATTCAGCGGACTGGACGGCAGGGGGACGGCGATGGCCCTGCTGGCCTCGCTCAGCTATCCGATCGGCTGGATCTACGTGCGCCGGACCCTCGCCGGGGCGGGGCACTCCCACATATCCCTGACCGGCGCGCAGCTGCTGCTGGCCACCCTGCAACTCGCGGTCGTCACCCCGCTGTTCACCGGCCTGCCGGCCCACTTCGACCTGCTGCCCCTGCTCGCCGTCGTGGCGCTGGGAGCTCTCGGCACGGGGCTGGCCGTGCTCCTGCAGTACGGCTTGGTGGCGGAGGTGGGGCCGACCACCGCGCAGATGGTCACGTACTTCATCCCGGTCATCGCCACAGCGGCAGGCGTCGCCCTGCTCGGGGAACCACTGAGCTGGTCCACCCCGGCGGGCGCGGCGGTCGTACTGGCGGGGGCGGCGCTCAGTCAGATGCGGCGGGCCTGA
- a CDS encoding aminotransferase class I/II-fold pyridoxal phosphate-dependent enzyme, producing MLGEYRIEGRRAAEIAASVERAVGAGELSPGQLLPPMRELAADLGVNPNTVAAAYRTLRERGVIETSGRRGSRVRSKPATTGREYIGVEVPEGVRNVANGNPDPALLPPLAPAFAAAAAQGDREPVLYGEATVDPDLARLAREALDADGVPGGPLAVASGSLDVIERVLAAHLKPGDTVAVEDPGWGSLLDLVPALGLRVAPVGVDDEGPRADDVRLALESGARALIVTDRAQNPTGASVTATRAHALRAVLADHPDVLLVEDDHGHGIVDLPLRPLAGVTRHWAFVRSVAKAYGPDLRLAVLTGDEVTVDRVHGRHRLGPGWVSRITQRAVVHLWADGVLDTAEVAAAYRERRDRLIGALAERGVEAHGRSGLNVWIPVPDETGAVSRLLHAGWAVAPGARFRMGAPQGIRVTVATLKEAEVAPLADAVARAVGSVRSASTYR from the coding sequence GTGCTAGGAGAATATCGGATCGAGGGGCGACGCGCAGCAGAGATTGCGGCGAGCGTCGAGCGCGCGGTGGGTGCCGGGGAGCTGTCGCCCGGTCAACTTCTGCCTCCCATGCGGGAGTTGGCGGCCGATTTGGGCGTCAATCCCAATACGGTCGCGGCCGCGTACCGCACGCTGAGGGAGCGCGGGGTCATCGAGACCTCCGGGCGCAGAGGCAGCCGGGTGCGGTCGAAGCCGGCGACCACGGGCCGTGAGTACATCGGGGTGGAAGTCCCGGAGGGCGTGCGGAACGTGGCGAACGGCAACCCGGATCCCGCGCTGCTGCCCCCGCTGGCGCCGGCCTTCGCGGCGGCCGCCGCGCAGGGCGACCGGGAGCCGGTCCTGTACGGAGAAGCGACCGTGGACCCGGACCTGGCGCGTCTGGCGCGCGAGGCGCTCGACGCGGACGGCGTCCCGGGCGGTCCCCTCGCCGTCGCCTCCGGATCCCTCGACGTGATCGAGCGTGTGCTGGCCGCCCACCTCAAGCCGGGCGACACGGTCGCGGTGGAGGACCCCGGCTGGGGCAGCCTCCTCGACCTGGTGCCCGCGCTGGGCCTGCGTGTCGCCCCGGTGGGCGTGGACGACGAGGGGCCGCGCGCCGACGACGTACGCCTGGCGCTGGAGTCCGGCGCCCGCGCCCTGATCGTCACCGACCGGGCCCAGAACCCGACCGGTGCCTCGGTGACCGCCACGCGCGCGCATGCCCTGCGCGCGGTCCTCGCGGACCACCCCGACGTCCTCCTCGTCGAGGACGACCACGGCCACGGCATCGTCGACCTCCCCCTGCGCCCCCTGGCCGGCGTCACCCGCCACTGGGCCTTCGTCCGCTCGGTGGCCAAGGCCTACGGGCCCGATCTGCGCCTGGCGGTCCTCACCGGCGACGAGGTCACCGTCGACCGTGTCCACGGCCGCCACCGCCTCGGCCCCGGCTGGGTCAGCAGGATCACCCAGCGGGCGGTGGTGCACCTGTGGGCGGACGGCGTGCTCGACACCGCGGAAGTGGCGGCCGCCTACCGCGAGCGCCGCGACCGGCTGATCGGCGCACTGGCGGAACGCGGGGTCGAGGCCCACGGCCGCAGCGGGCTCAACGTGTGGATCCCGGTCCCGGACGAGACGGGCGCGGTGTCCCGCCTGCTGCACGCGGGCTGGGCGGTGGCCCCGGGCGCCCGCTTCAGAATGGGCGCCCCGCAGGGGATCCGGGTGACCGTGGCCACCCTGAAGGAGGCCGAGGTCGCTCCCTTGGCGGACGCGGTCGCGAGGGCGGTGGGGTCGGTGCGGTCTGCGAGTACGTACAGGTGA
- a CDS encoding pyridoxamine 5'-phosphate oxidase family protein: MQGTTATTPEPTAYAPTDRTVPTRSPDRASYDRELVHSILDEGYVCHLGFVRDGAPVVLPTLYGRVGERLYVHGSTGSRPLRMTGQADPGLPVCLTVTHVDALILARSAFHHSINYRSVVVHGLAYDVTDPEEKRLALDALVDHVVPGRAADSRPANKKELAATAVIRLDLDEVSAKLRTGGVNDEPEDLTLPHWAGVVPLRKGYGTPVADGHLNPGTEVPDYLAVL; the protein is encoded by the coding sequence ATGCAGGGGACCACCGCGACCACGCCGGAGCCGACCGCCTACGCGCCGACCGACCGCACGGTCCCGACGCGCTCCCCCGACCGGGCCTCGTACGACAGGGAACTGGTGCACTCGATACTCGACGAGGGCTATGTCTGCCACCTCGGCTTCGTCCGGGACGGCGCCCCGGTGGTGCTGCCCACGCTGTACGGCCGGGTCGGCGAGCGGCTCTACGTCCACGGCTCGACCGGCTCGCGCCCCCTGCGCATGACCGGCCAGGCCGACCCCGGGCTGCCGGTGTGCCTGACGGTCACGCATGTCGACGCGCTGATCCTGGCCCGCTCGGCGTTCCACCACTCGATCAACTACCGGTCGGTGGTGGTGCACGGACTCGCGTACGACGTGACTGACCCCGAGGAGAAGCGCCTCGCCCTCGACGCGCTGGTCGACCACGTGGTCCCGGGCCGTGCCGCGGACTCCCGCCCCGCCAACAAGAAGGAGCTGGCCGCCACCGCCGTCATCCGCCTCGACCTCGACGAGGTCTCCGCCAAGCTCCGCACCGGCGGGGTCAACGACGAGCCCGAGGACCTCACCCTCCCCCACTGGGCCGGCGTGGTCCCGCTGCGCAAGGGCTACGGCACCCCGGTCGCCGACGGCCACCTGAACCCCGGCACCGAGGTCCCCGACTACCTCGCGGTGCTGTGA
- a CDS encoding FMN-binding negative transcriptional regulator translates to MLIHPWDAARDDAEWQQWLAVHDFGQLAVNGPVGEPPLVQPLHFVYDPARGEALTHLARPNPLWGALEASPECLLSVVDDYAYVPGPWQADPDGPSEHGTPTSFYAAVQLRCRAHVVDDPAEKAVLLNRQVGHFQPEGGSAPVAVGEVPYGRMLSGIRGLRLEVTDVRAKFKYAGKRTEEVRERIAQGLADRDGPGDAAAREHLLRRQHA, encoded by the coding sequence ATGCTGATCCACCCCTGGGACGCGGCCCGTGACGACGCCGAGTGGCAGCAGTGGCTCGCCGTCCACGACTTCGGGCAGCTCGCCGTCAACGGCCCCGTGGGCGAGCCCCCGTTGGTCCAGCCGTTGCACTTCGTCTACGACCCCGCGCGGGGCGAGGCGCTCACCCACCTGGCGCGGCCCAACCCGCTGTGGGGTGCGCTGGAGGCGAGTCCGGAGTGCCTGCTGAGCGTGGTCGACGACTACGCGTACGTCCCGGGTCCGTGGCAGGCCGACCCGGACGGCCCGTCCGAGCACGGGACGCCCACGAGTTTCTACGCGGCGGTCCAACTGCGCTGCCGGGCCCACGTGGTGGACGACCCGGCCGAGAAGGCCGTGCTGCTGAACCGGCAGGTCGGGCACTTCCAGCCGGAGGGCGGTTCCGCGCCGGTGGCGGTGGGAGAGGTGCCGTACGGGCGGATGCTGTCGGGGATTCGGGGGCTGCGGCTCGAAGTGACGGATGTGCGGGCGAAGTTCAAGTACGCCGGCAAGCGGACCGAGGAGGTCCGGGAGCGGATCGCGCAGGGGCTGGCGGACCGGGACGGGCCCGGGGACGCGGCAGCGCGTGAGCACCTGTTGCGACGGCAGCACGCCTGA
- a CDS encoding DMT family transporter, translated as MSHASSGLPVGRGLLYLIVAGTTWGTAGAVASLVYRTSDLGPVALSFWRCATGLAVLLAVRPARPRARTALSEPLGRRALRVGASGVGLAVFQTAYFAAVRSTGLAVATVVTLGAGPVLTALGARIALGERLGRGGTVAVTGALAGLGVLMLGGADASVRPVGVLLGLLSAAGCCVMTLITRAARAESSGTSVAVFAVTTLCLLPLALTEGLLPHTARPALFVCLLAYLATVPTALAYGLYFAAAAVVRSTTVSVIMLLEPVSAAVLAVALFGERLTPAVLLGTLLMLGAVAGLAVTEARVPA; from the coding sequence GTGTCGCATGCTTCCTCAGGCCTGCCCGTCGGGCGAGGCCTCCTCTATCTGATCGTCGCCGGCACCACCTGGGGCACCGCGGGAGCGGTCGCCTCCCTGGTCTACCGGACCAGTGACCTGGGCCCGGTGGCCCTGTCCTTCTGGCGCTGCGCCACCGGGCTGGCGGTGCTGCTCGCGGTCCGTCCCGCACGGCCACGCGCGCGTACGGCCCTCTCGGAGCCGCTCGGCCGCCGGGCCCTGCGGGTCGGCGCGTCGGGCGTCGGGCTCGCGGTGTTCCAGACCGCCTACTTCGCCGCCGTACGGTCCACCGGGCTGGCCGTGGCCACCGTCGTCACCCTCGGCGCCGGCCCCGTGCTCACCGCGCTCGGGGCGCGCATCGCCCTCGGGGAGCGGCTCGGGCGGGGCGGGACCGTCGCCGTCACCGGGGCCCTGGCCGGACTCGGTGTGCTGATGCTGGGCGGCGCGGACGCGTCGGTACGCCCCGTCGGAGTGCTGCTGGGGCTGCTCTCGGCCGCGGGCTGCTGTGTGATGACCCTGATCACCCGAGCCGCCCGGGCGGAGTCCTCCGGTACGTCCGTGGCGGTGTTCGCGGTCACCACCCTCTGCCTGCTGCCCCTGGCGCTGACCGAGGGACTTCTCCCGCACACGGCCAGGCCCGCCCTGTTCGTGTGTCTGCTGGCCTACCTGGCGACCGTCCCCACGGCTCTCGCCTACGGCCTCTACTTCGCGGCCGCCGCGGTCGTCCGCTCCACCACCGTCTCCGTGATCATGCTGCTCGAACCGGTGAGCGCGGCGGTGCTGGCCGTCGCCCTGTTCGGTGAGCGGCTCACCCCGGCGGTCCTTCTCGGCACCCTGCTGATGCTGGGCGCGGTCGCGGGGCTCGCGGTGACGGAGGCGCGCGTGCCCGCCTGA